In Microaerobacter geothermalis, the genomic window TTTTTTTCCATTGAGCACCAAGAAGAAGTTCAATTGGATTCACCTCCATGAGAAATGTATTTGTCCATTACATTAATATGATGGAAAGACAAGGTTATGCTTGTGCTTTATCTTTTTCAGCAAAAAATAGGGAGGCAGTTATGCGTAAGTTTTTTACCTCGATAAAAACGAAGAAAAAGTACATTGCCATCAGTTTAGTTTTTCTTTTGGTGGGTATATTTGCAGGCTATACAACTCTGGATTTTATTCAGCAAAATTTTAAGGACCAATTGGAACAGATTTTTAGTAAAATGAAGAGGCTAGCTGAGGAAATACAGGAGCGTCACAGCATCTGGTTTATGTTTCAAAGTATATTTATCAATAACGTTTTAGCTGCCTTTACCATGATTGGATTGGGATTATTTTTCGGCTTCATCCCGGCATATTTAGTATTTATAAACGGAGTCGTGTTGGGTTTTGTACTGAAGATGTATGCCAACAGTGGAGGGGATCCAGTTTCTATGCTGTTTTCCGGCATACTTCCCCATGGGGTAGTTGAATTGTTTGCGATACTTCTGGCAGCAGCCATTGGAATGAAACTGGGTGTTCATATGTTTCATTTGATGAGGAGCCTATGGAATAAAGATATTCGAGCAGAAACCAAGGAAAAGTTTTTAGTTACTTTAAAGGAATTGCCGAGATTAGTAGTTGGTATTGTGGTTCTACTGTTTATTGCAGCGTGGATTGAAACGGT contains:
- a CDS encoding stage II sporulation protein M codes for the protein MRKFFTSIKTKKKYIAISLVFLLVGIFAGYTTLDFIQQNFKDQLEQIFSKMKRLAEEIQERHSIWFMFQSIFINNVLAAFTMIGLGLFFGFIPAYLVFINGVVLGFVLKMYANSGGDPVSMLFSGILPHGVVELFAILLAAAIGMKLGVHMFHLMRSLWNKDIRAETKEKFLVTLKELPRLVVGIVVLLFIAAWIETVITPLIITIFLPQSNYIF